The genomic window GAAAAGTAAATCGAAGTCGGATCGGAGCGGCGTAGCGTCTGCAAATGTGTGTGTAGTGTAttagtgtatgtgtgtgtatgtgtgtgtgtgtgcgtgtcgTGGACGATTCGGACTTGCACGAAATTTCACGTACACGATACACACAAGTCACAAGTACGCGAGACTACACGATGACGGCGGCGTCGGTCGGCGGCGACATAAAGTCATAGAGACGGTCCAAGCCGCCGCAGACGAGTGCattgactttttttgtttaatcataCGATCCGGCAACGCCGCTACCGCGCAACGTTGCCAaagcactaaaaaaaaaggcgGCAACGGTGAAATTTGTATTTCACAAGATATCCATCCGCCTATCACTCGCGTTATAagtcattttcatttttattcggAATGTTCATTGGTTTTTTTCTCACAATTAGGAATCAAGATTTTTAAGGAAATTTGAGTGTTTCGATTTAATATCGAACGTTCAAGGAATTACGTATGTGATATACCGCCATACCGGCGAAACGCACCGACCCGTAACAGACTCTGAATTCGATACGAGACGTTACGAATCGAATTTTTCTTCTAGAAAAATCGCTCACCGTCATACACttcgaaaaattgaaaattttcgtcgtatgataatatttaaatattatacatgacacataagcatattaattattatttattatttataaattataggtgtataaacataatttaatgacGTTGTCGAACGCTCTGGGTTTTCGGTGATGGTACGAAAAACAAAATGGCAGATATGCCACTGATACTGTTATCTTTGCCGACAACCGAATGTTGATAAGAGATAACGAATTTATTATCGTCTGGcatatacttttttcaaaattcaaaattgctGTTTTCACAAATAGTAATTTTCTCTAGGTTTCTCATCGTCTTTCGTCTGTTACTCAGTCGACATGTTGAAAATAACGTCTGCTGTAGGAGCACAAGTCGTCTTTACACTGCGGCACAGTCGGAATCCCTGTCCTGTCGCACTCCAATACCTTGGTAAATTGGATGTAAAGTCGCAGATAGGCCCAAAACTACCGTCATCCatatttctcaataaaattgttagtaACAGTTGTTGTACACATCTTTTGGTTCGGTGTTATGCCAAAAACAAAGACAAGAAAAGCAATAAAGGTACATAGTAATATTGCGTTTCCTGACAATGTTTGGAATGATGAACACCAATTAtgcaaataatttgttttttcttttctttttaatgtttgaatattcatttttaaggtCAGAAAAAAGTATCCATTGATGAAAACCTTTTGGCTgaacacttaaaatataatgccaTGAAAACCGAAATGGAAAAAGCTGTGGCTGCATTAaagaataactatattaaaaatctgtCATTAAGATCTTCTACAGgtatacaacaaataaaataattaaatttaccatatattgttattttttatttttatctttaagtgaattacaagtattttaaagtattaatattttgtatagcaataatttaattaaaaattaaagtatttaagtattaataaaaaaacctataaGATTAATaacctagataatattattacctttttacctttaagtttgataataagcAAATtgactctaatattaaagctaacagtataaaattgaatacgcTAGATGCaaatttggtatattttaCACTCTTAGGATAGATTCAACACATGCGGGATGATATCCTCTTAAGATTCAAACTCCTTTATTTATGAGAAaactaaatttgatttaaggtCCCCACACACTGCAGCGGTGGCGGTAAAATTGTGTCCAGACTCATTTTAACACCACCGCCACCGCTACCGCTGCAGTGTGTGGGCAcctttaatcataaaatattgttaaaatcaatGTAACTACTCTATTCTTATTAAATGGAACATGAAATATAGATGAACTATTATAGATTACCtagtcaataaaaaacaatgcaCTAAGTagctacattataattaataaaaataatttttttacattaaaatttcagGAGCATTGGATTCACTTCCAGTTACATTTGAAGGTGATGAATATCTTATACAAGACTTGGCACAAATTGTGAGAAAAAACcccaaaacaattattttgaatatgataTCATTTCCTCAAGCCATTCCAGCTGTTTTAGAATCATTAAAAGCATCTGGCATGAATTTAAATCCTCAACAAGATAAAActtctatatttataccaatacctaagtaatttattaaaataaaacattggaaatacctaagtaatttgtatacatttttgtattttagagtTACAAAAGAACATAGAGAAAATTTAAGCAAAGGTGCAAAAGCACtttttatcaaaactaaaGATACCATTaaagaattacaaaataaaaatattaaattattaaaagacaaTGACTCATTGGCAACAGATTTAGTACACACTTTGCAAGATCAGGTACTTAAGAAATTTATTCGCTATATTTAagcatttgttaataaattaaacagctTTCCTATTCCCTTACaccattaaataaaaccaaataagTCCTTAAACAAATTGAAGGTTTATATTTCCTCAAGTCTTAAACTTAATCAATTTCTCcttattgtaaataacaaaaaataaaaactgtaattaTGTTGAATcttgagtattatattaagtagctttcaaaatattttatgaatttaatttattttaaatacaaattaaacaactatgtatattttagaaaaaatcttttagattttttaaatttgatatctacaaaaaaattatacatctaaTGCTCAAATATGTTACCtctgtgaaaataaattattttatttcagcgGTTCCCAAACTGTGAGGCGCGATCtgtgttattttatcataacaataaGGGCCGTTCTTACAATGTCCGGGTTAGTGCCTGATAACGCTAACTAGAAGAATTTATCATATGTTAACCAATAGAATTCTACCGGTTAGTCTTAACCAAAACTTAACTAGACATTGTAAGAACGgccctaaaaatatttgtatatttaaatactataattttgttatttatttataatttttcaaatgcatataactaattgattaattgacaaaaaatataacataaataaatatttcatattttttaacactaaattagtattaataattaatcatagtaAAGTATTTTTTGGATGTGAATAATTtgcgtaaatatttttaaataaataattatagatatgtattaaattaatagagtATTCTTgaactttttcaattttatctcatcttacaatgtattattcaataaattataatatttattgcaactcaaatattaaaaaaattaaataaaaagattctGTGTAAAAATACAGTCTTAATATTATCTTgtagagtataataattaatgtttaaacattttatttatttatttatttgtaatttatagattaCTGCGGTGGctgataaatatgtattggAGGCACAACGAATAAtggaagaaaaacaaaatgaactCAAGGGTGATTCATAGTacctatttgtaaatttactcaagttataatttaatcatagtGGTTGTTTCATCTACTAAGGTACATCCCAAAAATGATTAATCTCTTTTGTTTAGTtaggtttatatatttacttgttaatttataatctacaGTAGAAACCAGTTTTAATGCTTGATTAATGTATGAATCATCTATACTGtacatttttgttcaataaaaattatatgcatgaatgtatattgtacaatgtacataggtacataatatatatttatacatgctttattattattacttgtcTTATCTACTCGTACTTGTTGTCCATTGACAACCCATGACAACAGAATACTTGTTAGGTATACACAAACCTTTTATTTCTATCCTTGTTTTATTCTCTTTGTTttgggtttatttttttattctttttatgttGAAACAGACAACCTATATTActgaataagtaaattaatattgaccaagaaatatattttctacatcaatacaaataataattattggtaagtaataatagatttaataatttataagttaggtATCACCATCActcaataggtatattataaaaatatataatattaaataaaatacatcaatatttcaaaaaaaaaaaatttactgtaataggttttagtttaattctaatttttttttttacataagtaAATATGGAAAATATGATGAGCACtacctaattatttgtatttatataaaaaaaaaaactgattaatTTGAAGGATGTCTTAAGTCCTTAATGAGTAAACAGTACCTAATCAATTGACattgttttactatattttattttaatccatTAAATATGCCGGAGTAGGTATTTACTACGCCAGTAGACCTTGAAGGTTTTAGTTGTTCAAATGGATATTGGGGAGCGTGCAGGTGCTGCGGAcaagataggtacctatcgtCATTGAACCTCAACTTGTGCTCGTAGCTACAGTAATGTCGTTAAAGTATTATGTGTCGTTGATGTCTTGAAGAATTTAGTGTACGAAAGTGTTTAGTAGGATTATGTGTCGACGTCAAAATTGTTCATATTCAAGTCTATAAAACTGTAAGTGAGTTCAAATTGTAATTAAGTTTAAGAAATTACGTCTTGCTACTTCATTACCTAGCTACCAgctttacaaaacaataaatctcATTCGGGCTTTACATTAGGTTGGTATATATTTAGGTGCATAACTAGAGACTTGGTACCATAATCccttaatatacatataagtatttatttaaaattaaatggtcattta from Aphis gossypii isolate Hap1 chromosome 1, ASM2018417v2, whole genome shotgun sequence includes these protein-coding regions:
- the LOC114120857 gene encoding ribosome-recycling factor, mitochondrial isoform X1; this encodes MLKITSAVGAQVVFTLRHSRNPCPVALQYLGKLDVKSQIGPKLPSSIFLNKIVSNSCCTHLLVRCYAKNKDKKSNKGQKKVSIDENLLAEHLKYNAMKTEMEKAVAALKNNYIKNLSLRSSTGALDSLPVTFEGDEYLIQDLAQIVRKNPKTIILNMISFPQAIPAVLESLKASGMNLNPQQDKTSIFIPIPKVTKEHRENLSKGAKALFIKTKDTIKELQNKNIKLLKDNDSLATDLVHTLQDQITAVADKYVLEAQRIMEEKQNELKGDS
- the LOC114120857 gene encoding ribosome-recycling factor, mitochondrial isoform X2, which produces MKTEMEKAVAALKNNYIKNLSLRSSTGALDSLPVTFEGDEYLIQDLAQIVRKNPKTIILNMISFPQAIPAVLESLKASGMNLNPQQDKTSIFIPIPKVTKEHRENLSKGAKALFIKTKDTIKELQNKNIKLLKDNDSLATDLVHTLQDQITAVADKYVLEAQRIMEEKQNELKGDS